The Candidatus Eisenbacteria bacterium DNA window GGCGCGGCGGTCCACAGCTCGATGGCGCGCGCCAGCGAGACGTGGCCCGGCTCGACCAGGAACGTGATCGTCAGCGCCAGCGCGGTCTCGAGCCCGACGACGCCGAACGGCGCCTCGGAGAACGGCCGGTTCTTCTCGTCGGGCGTGTGCGGGGCGTGATCGGTGACCAGGCAGTCCACGGTGCCGTCGGCGATCGCGGCGATGCAGGCCCGCACGTCCTCGGCGGTGCGCAGCGGCGGGTTCATCTTGGCGTTGGTGTCGTAGTCGCCGACCGCCTCGTCGGTCAGGATCCAGTAGTGCGGGCACGTCTCGCCGGTCACCGGCAGGCCGCGGCGCCGGGCGTCGCGCAGCGTCTCGAACGACTGCGCGGTCGAAAGGTGCGCGAGGTGCACGCGCCCGCCGGTCAGCTCGGCGAGGTCCACGTCGCGCCGGCACATGACGCTCTCGGCCGCCCCGGGAATGCCGCGCAAACCGAGACGCGTGGCGGTGAAGCCCTCGTTCATCACGCCTTCGCCGCGCAGCTCCGGGTCCTCCTCGTGGCAGACGATCGGCAGGCCGGTCGGACGCGCGTATTCGAGCGCGCGGCGCATCATCGCCGCGCTCGCGACCGGGTGGCCGTCGTCGGAAAACGCCACCGCGCCGGCGCGAGCCATGGCCATGAGCGGCGCGAGCTGCCCGCCCTTCTGGCCCACGGTGACCGCGGCGATCGGGTAGACGCGCGCGTGCGCGGCGTTGCCGGTGCGGTGCCGAACCCACTCGACCCACGCCGGCGAATCCACCGCCGGCACCGTGTTGGGCATGCAGGCGACCGCGGTGAAGCCGCCGGCCGCCGCGGCGCGTGTGCCGCTGTCAATGGTCTCCTTGGCCGACTGGCCCGGCTCGCGCAGGTGGACGTGCAGGTCCACCAGCCCGGGCGCGAGCACCGCGCCTCGCGCGTCGAGCACGCGCGCGTGCTCGTGGCCGCGCCGCGGGATGGGCACGACCACGCCGTCCTCGACCGCGATCGTGACGCGTTCGCCCGTCCGCCAGTGGGTCGCGTTCTGGAAGAGCGTCAGGGTGCTCACGACAGCTCCGCCTTCCACGCCGACCAGCAACGCCTGAGGACCGCGCAGCGGGCGGCGACGCCGTTGGCGACCTGCTGCAGGATCACGTTGCGCCCGTACTCGGCGATGGTCGAGTCCACCTCGACGCCGTGGTTCACCGGCCCCGGGTGCATGACCACCGCGTCGTCCTTCATGCGTTCGACGCGCGCCATGTCCACGCCCCAGACCCGCGCGTATTCGACCAGCGACGGCAGCAGGCCCTTTTCCATTCGCTCCTGCTGGATGCGCAGTGCCATCACGCCGTCGGCGTCCGTCATCGCCTCCTCGATCGTCTCCGCGCGCGCGCAGCCGAGCGATTCGACCTCGGCCGGCATCAGCGTGCCCGGCCCGCAGACGGTGACGAGCGCGCCGAGCGTCGTCAGCCCGGCGATCGCCGAGCGGGCGACGCGCGAGTGCGCGATGTCGCCCACGATCGCCAGCCGCCGGCCTTCGAAGCGCCCGCCCCAGGCGTCACGCAGCGTCAGCAGGTCGAGCAGGCCCTGCGTCGGGTGCTCGTGCATGCCGTCGCCGGCGTTGATGATCCCGGTGCGCGGCAGGTGCCGCGCGAGGTAGGCGGGCGAGCCCGACTGCGAGTGGCGCAGGACGACGAGTTGCGCGCCCATCGCCTCGAACACCTTCATCGTGTCGAGCAGCGTCTCGCCCTTGTTCAGCGACGAGGTCGAGGCGCTGAACGTGAACACGTTGGCGCCGAGCCGCCGCGCCGCGACCTCGAACGAGGTCCGGGTGCGGGTCGAATCCTCGATGAACGTGAGCATCACCGAGCAGCCGGCCAGGTCGTCGCGGTTGGGCGCGCCCTTGCGCAGCCAGTCGCGCTCGGCGGCGGACTCCTCGAGCAGGCCCTCGAGCGCCGCGCGCGACATGCCCTCGAGGCCGAGCAGGTGACGGCCGCTGGCCGCGGCGGGCGGGGTAGAAAAAAGCCCAGCGCTCGCGGGCGCCGGGGCGGGCAGGGATGGAGCGGACATGTTCACCCGGTTCTCCCTTCGGGACCTCTCGGGGCCCCCTTAAAGGTGGTGGAGTGCTGGCACGAACCGCGCGGGACATTAGTGGATGCGCGGGCGGGATTTCAAGCCTCCGGCGCACGCACGCGGAGCGCGCCGGATCGCCTCACTCGGAGGTCCCGCCGCCATTCGCGGCCGCGGCGGTTCATCGCGTACAATTCGCCCCCACTGCATGCGCCTGCACCCCGCGTACCTGCTCCTCGCCGCGCTCTCGGCTCCCCCGGCCCTCGCCGGGGTGGTCACGGTCAACCCATCCCTGCAGATGGTCGAGACTTCGCGGCTTCGGCTGCTCTTCGACCTCGACCGGCCGGACTTCCTGGCCAGCGTCTATTTCAAGGACTGGAACCCGCAGCGCGACATCGCCGGCGAGGACGCGCATGTCAACGAGTTCTGGGGGCAGACCCGGCGGGGCGTGGACTCGACGGGGTTCATTCGCAACGAACGGCTGGAATGGCACGACTGGACGGTGCTCGACACGGCCGGAACGATCGTGCGGGTGCGCATCGAGAGCGGCAGCCAGGACCAGCCGCCGGTCACCACCACCTACACGTTCGTCGCCGACCAGCCGTGGTTCGTGGTCGAGCGAACGGTGCACTTCGGCGACCGGCCCGACAGTGCCGCCTGCCAGCTCTACGCCGCGCGCGTGAGCTTCCTCACCTCCTACCGGGCCCTGCGCTGGCGCGACGTCTCGGGCCTCTACGTGCAGCGCGGCTACTGCTGGTCGGGGTGCGAGACCCCGAGCTGGGACGGCCGCTGGCTCGAGCACGTGGAGCTCTCGAACACGGACTCGCTGTCGGTCGCGCAGATCTACCCCGACACGATGCCGCCCGGAACCCCGATCGTGCGCGGCGTCGGGCCCGAGTCGCTCTCGGGCTGGGTGTCGCCGCTGCTGCCCGCCGGTCGGCACGACCGCGACCTCACGACCAGGCTGATGGTCGCCTTCTCGACCAGCGCCGGCGACACCGCCGCCCTCGACCGGCTGTGGCGGATGTTCAACGACGGCGTCTACGTGCTCGACGTGCCGGCCGCCGCGCCGCAGGCGCGGGTGCGGCTCGCGGCGTGGCCGAATCCCGCCTCCGCGGGCACTCGCCTCGCCTGGACGATGCCCGTGGCGGGCCGCGCGCGGCTCGAGGTGCTCGACGTCGGCGGCCGGCGTGTCGCGACGCTGCTGGACGGGAGGATCGGGGCCGGAGCGCACACGCGCGCATGGAGCGGTCGTGATGACGAGGGCCGCGTCCTGCCGCCGGGCGTCTACCTCGCGCGGCTGATCCTGCCGGGCGGGGTCTCGACGGCCCGCCTCGTGCGCACGCGCTGAACCGCCGTCCGTTTCCCGTTCCCGTGCCGGGCGACCCTCG harbors:
- a CDS encoding dihydroorotase, whose translation is MSTLTLFQNATHWRTGERVTIAVEDGVVVPIPRRGHEHARVLDARGAVLAPGLVDLHVHLREPGQSAKETIDSGTRAAAAGGFTAVACMPNTVPAVDSPAWVEWVRHRTGNAAHARVYPIAAVTVGQKGGQLAPLMAMARAGAVAFSDDGHPVASAAMMRRALEYARPTGLPIVCHEEDPELRGEGVMNEGFTATRLGLRGIPGAAESVMCRRDVDLAELTGGRVHLAHLSTAQSFETLRDARRRGLPVTGETCPHYWILTDEAVGDYDTNAKMNPPLRTAEDVRACIAAIADGTVDCLVTDHAPHTPDEKNRPFSEAPFGVVGLETALALTITFLVEPGHVSLARAIELWTAAPRRIFDLPEVDLEPGSVADLVLFDPRSEWTVNPKLFYSKGRATPFAGWTVRGRVLATMMGGRFTHLAPDVEFEHQLVLPAGAAT
- a CDS encoding aspartate carbamoyltransferase catalytic subunit, with the translated sequence MSAPSLPAPAPASAGLFSTPPAAASGRHLLGLEGMSRAALEGLLEESAAERDWLRKGAPNRDDLAGCSVMLTFIEDSTRTRTSFEVAARRLGANVFTFSASTSSLNKGETLLDTMKVFEAMGAQLVVLRHSQSGSPAYLARHLPRTGIINAGDGMHEHPTQGLLDLLTLRDAWGGRFEGRRLAIVGDIAHSRVARSAIAGLTTLGALVTVCGPGTLMPAEVESLGCARAETIEEAMTDADGVMALRIQQERMEKGLLPSLVEYARVWGVDMARVERMKDDAVVMHPGPVNHGVEVDSTIAEYGRNVILQQVANGVAARCAVLRRCWSAWKAELS